In the Tamandua tetradactyla isolate mTamTet1 chromosome 8, mTamTet1.pri, whole genome shotgun sequence genome, GTGCTAAGCAAGAGGCACAACGTGTAGGAAGAAGCCTGGTTCTTCTCCCTCCTTAGCTTTTTCCAATGCCTCAGTCTCCACCTTCTCGGATTGGGAGTCTGACACTTGCAGTGATCCAGAACCAACGAACATCAACTACCCAGTCAAATCCAAGACCTGAGGGCACTCCCAGCCCCTTCTGTGGCAAAGCACCCCGCTGGGTTGCCCAGCAACTACTGGTGGAGGCAGGAGGTGGGTGGGATGCTGAAGAAAAAGTACCTGGTtcaaggataagaaaaacatggAGTGGGAGGGACTTTTCAAGTGTCTCCTGCTTTAGAATTTACATCATCCTTCCAAACTGTAGCAGCGTTTCTGGGAACTGAGTTATGTTTACCTTGATTTGTGACTACCTTGCCCACAGCTTTCCTACAAGAAGCAGACGCTGTTCCTCATCCTCGTCCTTCCTACCTACTCCCTTGCTTCCCTTAGCCACCTTCCTGGTTCCTGAAGTATCCCAAATTAAGCACAGGGTACTGGCCCTTTAAATGTGCTCTACAGGGGCCGACCGAGCTAAACCTGACGTGGAACCAGAGTGTAAGCCGCGCCAGACACGTGGTTTGAGGAGGCATTCATCTTGGAAGTGGGCAAGAAATTTTTCCGCTCTGGGCTATACTCTTTAATCTGATATTAGGAAAGTATCCgctattgtttgtttttcttaaattactTTTCCAATGCTCTCATGATGGCTGCACCCTCGTGCGAAGGacgtatttttaaataatacttcTTCTGCCCATATTAAAAATGGCTTCCGGCGCCTTCCACGGCGATAGTTGCTCTGAGAACAAGATCCGGGAAGAAACAGTGGCAGCTGCGAAGAGCCAAGGTTGTTTCATAGAGGTTGGCGGGAGTTCCGCGGACAGCTCAAGTCAGAGTTAGTGGGTTTAAGCTCAGGCTTTAGCGTGGGAAGACCCGATCCGTGCGGAGGGACCACCCCTTACTGCTGAGGCCGCAGGACTTCTGCCCAGCTTGCCCGTTAGCTGAAGAGGCGGTCCGGGCGGGTCACCATGTGGGCCTTCCCGGAGTTGCCGCTGCCGCTGCTGGTGAACTTGATCGGCTCGCTACTGGGATTCGTGGCCACGGTTACCCTCATCCCGGCCTTCCGTGACCATTTCATTGCTGCGCGCCTCTGTGGGCAAGACCTCAACAAATCCAGCCGCCAGCAGATGTGAGGGGTGGTACGCGGGTGCGGGTCCGGGGGCCAGGGTTGAGCAGCGAAGGGGCGGGGACTGAGAGCTGGACGACGCGCAGAGTTGCAGCGTTGACCCGGCTAGCCCGGGACTCTGGGAGGTGATGAGCAGAACGGGTTAGCAGTGGGGAAGCGGTATAGGTGGGGGCCCTCCACCCCAAACAAAACTGGGAAGAAGACAATTTGGATTACTGTAGAGCCGACACTGGTGAGTAACCGCGCCCCCTTTCCTCCCCTGTTCCCTCCTCTCCCAATCCCTTTTGCTCCTGGGTCGCAGCCCAGAGTCCCAGGGAGTGATCAGCGGTGCTGTTTTCCTTATCATCCTCTTCTGCTTCATCCCTTTTCCCTTCCTGAACTGCTTCGTGGAGGAGCAGTGTAAGGCCTTCCCCCACCATGAAGTAAGTGGGGGATTGGGGGTGGTTGCCTATGGATGGGAGCTGGGAGTAACTTGAGAAAGTTGGGGTTATTTGGACTTGGGGAAAACAGGAATTCTTGGGAGAAGAGGTGGAGTGGGAGGAGGGTTGAGTGATGACCTGCTTGAGCCTCCCCCAGTTTGTGGCCCTGATAGGTGCCCTCCTTGCCATCTGCTGCATGATTTTCCTGGGCTTTGCGGATGATGTACTGAATTTGCGCTGGCGCCATAAGCTGCTGCTGCCCACAGCTGCCTCATTACCACTACTCATGGTCTATTTCACCAACTTTGGCAACACAACCATTGTGGTACCCAAACCCTTCCGTCCAATTCTTGGCCTGCATCTGGACTTAGGTGAGTAGCCCTGCCACTTAGTGCCCCTCTGGCCCTTACTTCAGGTCAGCAGATATCCAGCAGAATACCCTTCCTGATATATCAGATATCTATCAGAACACCCTTCCTGATGCCCTGCATTCTTCTCCAGTGTTCCTGTTCCACTCCTGTGTCTTCTTCTGCCTTCTGTCCCTCATCTTGTCCACTCTCCTTACCATGCCCCTCAGAAGAATATTCTTCAATCCACTTTCCATAGGTGGCACTAGTTCTTTTCATACTGTCTTTTCTACCAGGCATTCTGTACTATGTCTACATGGGGCTGCTGGCAGTGTTCTGTACCAATGCCATCAATATTCTGGCAGGAATCAATGGGCTAGAGGCTGGCCAGTCACTAGTCATTTCTGCTTCCATCATTGTCTTCAACCTGGTAGAGCTGGGAGGTAGGTGGCTTGGcagaagaatgagaaagaagtCTGAGTGTTTGGTGAGTTGCCTGATATATGACTTTGGGTAACTCAGAAGCAATATGTGATTaattatagaagaaaaaagaagctatTTGCTTTGCAAATAATAACTAATATTGATTGTAAGAGAAATAGCAGCCCTGTCATCTGTCACTGCATTGATACTAATAGTTAGGCCGTGGTATTCTTCTGTTGAACATAAACAATTTCATAGAACCCCCAAATCAGACAAGCTCACATTGTGATTGTACTGATGCAAGACAAAGACCAGACCCCTCTATAATCATATCTGAGAACAGGCAGAACCACAGGAACACTGTGCAAACCACAAAAATGACCAAACATCCTCCTCTCCTGGCTAACGTGAGTGACTGCAGCTTCTTTCCAATAATAGTGCAGTTCCTCCTACTTCTTAGATAAAAACTATTAAGATGCTCACCCATAGAATTATTCCTGCTTTCTGATAGCTCTCAGTTCAGAGAAAAACTCTGCTTCTTTGCATCCTTCCCCAAATTACCCAAAACAAATCCTTTAACAAGCTCTCCTGACACCCTCTTACTGAGGTGCTGTGTCATTCCCTTTACAGCATGGATTTCCACAGTCTTCCTGCTGCAACAAGTTAACAACCCAACTTTGACTATAGATGTGCTTCTGGTGGTCTTTGGGCATTGGGTATCAACAAGCGCTTATTAAAGTTAACCacttttcattttgtgttttctttattatcattttttaaaaaaattttatttaaagcacttttcaaacatctcatttaaacctcataAAAACTCTATGGAGCAGGTGTTATCacctccattttagagatgaggaaacaggcttagAGAAGTTGAATGTATCATGatcaaggccacacagcaaggAAAGAAGGCTCatattcaaacccaggtctgaaAGTCCTAAACCAAATTTAAAACAGTAATTAGTTTAGGAAGGCTCTGTGAAAGGGGTGGTATATCCAGAATTGCTAGGGTGACATGAGAGGGTTAGTGAGTACTTGAATGTGATTTGGGAGAGGTTGATGCTGCTTGGAACAGAACTTAGAGATAGGTTGGACAGACAGAAATAGAACCAAGTAGCTATTAACTTTCcccctcttccttttttctttgctcCCAAAGGTGACTGTCGGGATGATCATGTCTTTTCCCTCTACTTcatgatacctttttttttcaccaCCCTGGGACTGCTCTACCATAACTGGTAAGTAGGCTAAGGGAGAGAACTGTGTGAATGTGTGGTCCTGATCATGGCCCACCTCTTGATGGAGAGGCTAAACCCGTGTTGAGTATCTTCTGGGTCCTCAATTGTTAGAATTCGGAAACTGCTCTCTGCCCTGCAATATTTGGGGCAAGAACCCTCAGGTATTGATGAATTCAGGTCTCTGTGTGCTACAAAgttgctggaagaactggagtcTCCTGAGTCAAAACTAGGGTCAGGATTACCTACTGGCCAGTGTGAGAGGTGAGAGAAAGGGTTGGTAATGCTTCTTGCCATTGGCTTAgatacccccaccccccacaggtACCCATCACAGGTGTTTGTGGGAGATACCTTCTGTTACTTTGCTGGCATGACCTTTGCCGTGGTGGGCATCTTGGGACACTTCAGCAAGACCATGCTACTGTTCTTCATGCCCCAGGTGTTCAACTTCCTCTACTCACTGCCTCAGCTCCTGCACATCATCCCCTGCCCTCGCCACCGTATACCCAGGTAGCCGCCTTGGGTACCAGGGTAGAAAAGGGTAGCCATTGAAGGGACATCAAAATCTTTTCACTTGGGATGTCTAAAGCCAGCCTATACATTTGCTTGCAAAGAGAGTGAGTGTGCCCAAAGAAGGGCTAACTCTTTCCATGTGGGTAGCCCTTTTGTAATCTACAAAGCAATTTACTTACATAAACTCATTTAAAATTCAGAGTAGCTCTGATCACACAGTAGTAAGCAGCAGAGCCAGAAATAGATCTCATATTGTTTAATTCCACAGTCACTTCTCTTCCTATTGATTAACCACTGGGAGGAGAGTTCTTTAAGTAATGTCACAGTCACATAAAGCTCTcttctcaccccaccccaccccacagacTCAATACCAAAACAGGCAAACTGGAGATGAGCTATTCCAAGTTCAAGAccaagagcctctctttcttgGGCACCTTTATTCTAAAGGTAACAGAGTGACAAGGAGGTAAGGCCTTAGGCAGCCATCCTGAACTCGGGGCATGGGAACCCTGGGGCTGCCTTAGATCAAAGGGAATGTGGAAGCAGTAGGTAGATCCACATTCCTGAAGCATAGGTTTTAGCTGCAGTTCTCTCCACCTCTGGCCCCTCCAGGTAGCAGAGAGCCTCCGGCTATTGACAGTGCGGcagaatgagaatgaggatgGTGCCTTCACCGAGTGCAACAACATGACCCTCATCAATTTGCTGCTCAAAATCTTTGGACCCATGTATGAGCGAAACCTCACATTGCTCTTGCTGCTGCTGCAGGTGAGGTTGAGGATGGGGTCTCCACCTCCTTCTTGTCTCACTTTCTCTGTGGTTCTCACTTGAATCCTTTTCTTCTTACAGATCCTGGGCAGTGTTGTCACCTTCTCCATTCGGTACCAGCTTGTCCGACTCTTCTATGATGTCTGAGTCCCCTGATCATTGCTCTCTACCTCGAAATCTCCAGGGTTCCCGACTCAGGCTGAGCTTTTTCTGAACCAAGACTGTCTCCCAGTGCAGGCCTCTCCCACACTTCATTCTTCCAGAATTTGTTCTCAGCTTTTCCCGTCCCTGATGATGCCCTCTTAACGACTATTGGTTGGGCTTTGCCTATGGCTTTCTTCAACTTGCCATTCTCTTCCTCTTCATCCTGTTTCTGCCCTGAGGTAGGATATGGCAGCTTTTATGCAGTTATCCACAACTCAACTCTCAGAGTCCTGACAGCCAAGGAAAATGCCAGGCCTTGGGATAGAACCTGGGCTGGGGACAGAGACACAGACCTGAAGGTGACTTGACATTTGACTACAAATTAAGTGTTCTGATTAGTAAGAGCAGACCAGGAGCCAGGTGCTCCCAATGTTGACAATAAAGtgatgtctttttattgttcctGAAGGTATTTTTCCTGTATGGGCATTTTAGGGTAGGATGGAAGGGTTAGTGAGGGCATCCCCAAAAGGATACCTATTTCTCTGCTCCATCCTTTTCATTACACCGGACCCCTTCTACCAAGAAGTGAACAGAAAGAATTGAGAACAGATAGCCCATGttgaataaatattgaaataatgatATTTTGGGTGGCGTTGAGGACCAGAAGATTGGAGTTATCTAATTTCAGGCATAGGTTCATACTTTTAGGTGactcatttcttccctttttcattCGCCCTTTGCCCGATAGGAGGACAGAATGAGAAGTAACCAGACCTGGAAGGGTAAGCAGCGGTGGTCTTAGTGTTCactccatttctttaaaaatcctaGGCCAGCCCGGATTTCCCAGAGGCTTTTTAGGCGGTTTTAAACTCCACCCACTTTGTCTTCCGGTCTGGTCTCCCACTGTAGCGTTTAAATCGCGCGCGCTTCACATGGATTGGCTACATCTGGGGAGGTTGGGCGTCTGCGGTGCGCCTCTCCTCCTCGCCTTTTCCCCCGGGCTAAGGGTTTTCAAATTCGACCAATCGGCAGGCGCTCTTCCTCCTTCGAGAAGCGTCATCAAAGGGTTAACAGTAGCCAATCGGAGGCAGGTATTAGAGAAGAGAGCCAATCAGGAAGGTGCGGGGGTGTGTCCTAGGGGCTATAAAAGTGGCCCCACGGCGCGTGCGACGGCAGTTGGACTGCGGCTGGCTGCTGTGATTTTCAGTGTTGAGAAGCTTTTTCGTCTTTGCTTATCCTACCTCGCGCGGCATGTCGGGGCGCGGCAAGACCGGCGGTAAGGCCCGCGCTAAGGCCAAGTCGCGTTCATCGCGCGCGGGCCTCCAGTTTCCTGTGGGCCGCGTTCATCGGCTGCTGCGGAAGGGTCACTACGCGGAGCGTGTGGGCGCCGGCGCTCCGGTGTACCTGGCCGCGGTGCTCGAGTACCTGACCGCTGAGATCCTAGAGCTGGCGGGCAACGCGGCCCGCGACAACAAGAAGACGCGGATCATCCCTCGCCACCTGCAACTCGCCATCCGCAACGACGAGGAGCTCAACAAGCTGCTGGGTGGCGTGACGATCGCCCAGGGAGGCGTCCTGCCCAACATTCAGGCCGTCCTGCTGCCCAAGAAGACAAGCGCCACCGTTGGGCCTAAGGCGCCTGCGGGCGGCAAGAAGGCCACGCAGGCCTCTCAGGAGTACTGAGGGAGGCCCCGCCGGAGTCGGGCCGCCCCCGGCCCTCCCCATGCCACCACAAAGGCCCTTTTAAGGGCCACCACAGCCCTCACGGAAAGAGCTGAGCGGCGGCCCCCGAGCCGTAACCTTCATCCCCGGCCCTTCACCCCCACACCCCCCGGCCTCTCCTCGCCGCGCGTTTGCTTCCGGCCTCTGCAGCCGCGGGCCTTGCAGGCCTGCGTTTCTATTTCACCTACGGGGAGGTTGGAAAGACAGGCTGTCCTCTGTGGTAGAAGCACCTGGCCTGCCGGCGCAGCTCTGCTCCCACACCGCTTTCGGTCTCTCCAGTGGCCTTGGCGTGGGGGCGCGGCCCCTGCTCCAGAGCTAGTTACCCATCCGCTCCTATCAATTGAGCCGCGGGGTGGCGGTGAGACGGGATCCCCTCCGAGGAGACCGGCCTCCCGCCCTGCAATTGCTGCTGCCAGGCGGCTGAGGGTGCAGCCCATGCCCAGGGGTCGGACGGCCCTGCGGCCCTCAAGGTGAGTTGGTGCAGAGAGCGGCCGGCAGAGGCCCTCACCGCCGCGGCAGAGTGGTCGTCTGTTACCTTTCCAGCTTGGTGCTTAGCCCAGGACTTTTCAGACGTGACTGTTGATTTCCAGGCTTTGACGGGAGAGGGACTGGTCACTTAATTTGCTTGGGTGCCCTTTTGCTGCCAAGTCACGGGCTTTCCCATCTATTCCTCCATCTTTATTCATAGGCTTGTCTGCTACCGCCTGGGCTGTGATACGAATGTTTCGCCAGAGATGACTGCCTCTCGGAAAGAAgcttgggggaggggcagaggcctCCAGCTGGGAGTCACAGCTGACTGTGTGGACAGTTCTGTGTAGGTGCCTGAAACCGACT is a window encoding:
- the DPAGT1 gene encoding UDP-N-acetylglucosamine--dolichyl-phosphate N-acetylglucosaminephosphotransferase isoform X1, which produces MWAFPELPLPLLVNLIGSLLGFVATVTLIPAFRDHFIAARLCGQDLNKSSRQQIPESQGVISGAVFLIILFCFIPFPFLNCFVEEQCKAFPHHEFVALIGALLAICCMIFLGFADDVLNLRWRHKLLLPTAASLPLLMVYFTNFGNTTIVVPKPFRPILGLHLDLGILYYVYMGLLAVFCTNAINILAGINGLEAGQSLVISASIIVFNLVELGGDCRDDHVFSLYFMIPFFFTTLGLLYHNWYPSQVFVGDTFCYFAGMTFAVVGILGHFSKTMLLFFMPQVFNFLYSLPQLLHIIPCPRHRIPRLNTKTGKLEMSYSKFKTKSLSFLGTFILKVAESLRLLTVRQNENEDGAFTECNNMTLINLLLKIFGPMYERNLTLLLLLLQILGSVVTFSIRYQLVRLFYDV
- the DPAGT1 gene encoding UDP-N-acetylglucosamine--dolichyl-phosphate N-acetylglucosaminephosphotransferase isoform X2, which translates into the protein MWAFPELPLPLLVNLIGSLLGFVATVTLIPAFRDHFIAARLCGQDLNKSSRQQIPESQGVISGAVFLIILFCFIPFPFLNCFVEEQCKAFPHHEFVALIGALLAICCMIFLGFADDVLNLRWRHKLLLPTAASLPLLMVYFTNFGNTTIVVPKPFRPILGLHLDLGILYYVYMGLLAVFCTNAINILAGINGLEAGQSLVISASIIVFNLVELGGDCRDDHVFSLYFMIPFFFTTLGLLYHNWYPSQVFVGDTFCYFAGMTFAVVGILGHFSKTMLLFFMPQVFNFLYSLPQLLHIIPCPRHRIPRLNTKTGKLEMSYSKFKTKSLSFLGTFILKVTE
- the H2AX gene encoding histone H2AX; its protein translation is MSGRGKTGGKARAKAKSRSSRAGLQFPVGRVHRLLRKGHYAERVGAGAPVYLAAVLEYLTAEILELAGNAARDNKKTRIIPRHLQLAIRNDEELNKLLGGVTIAQGGVLPNIQAVLLPKKTSATVGPKAPAGGKKATQASQEY